One genomic segment of Chitinibacter sp. FCG-7 includes these proteins:
- a CDS encoding glutathione S-transferase family protein: MLILNVFGHAFGLPDLSPFVTKTLLLMKMSGLPFETRRQGMKGAPKGKLPWLQDGEQRIADSSFIRLHLEQQHGCDFSGGYSAEQLALGWAVEKMLEDHLYWLGLHARWAVDHNFNSATRRIFDGMPWPIRPLARMLVRKKMLAALNAQGMGRHSDAERAELAKRTLAALATLLGNKPFLLGDKPCGFDASAYAFVSTALCPAFDSTLRTAAESHDTLKAYVYRMNMLYFPAT, encoded by the coding sequence ATGCTCATCCTCAACGTTTTTGGCCACGCTTTTGGCCTGCCCGACCTGAGCCCGTTTGTGACCAAAACGTTGCTGCTGATGAAAATGAGCGGTCTGCCTTTTGAAACCCGCCGTCAGGGTATGAAAGGCGCACCGAAGGGGAAGCTACCCTGGTTGCAGGATGGCGAGCAGCGCATTGCCGACTCGAGCTTTATCCGATTGCACTTGGAGCAGCAGCACGGCTGCGATTTTTCTGGCGGCTATTCGGCTGAGCAATTGGCGCTGGGCTGGGCGGTAGAAAAAATGCTTGAAGACCATCTGTACTGGCTGGGGCTTCACGCCCGCTGGGCTGTTGATCACAATTTCAATTCGGCTACGCGGCGGATATTTGACGGTATGCCCTGGCCTATCCGGCCACTGGCGCGCATGCTAGTGCGCAAAAAAATGCTCGCCGCGCTGAACGCGCAAGGCATGGGCCGCCACAGCGACGCCGAGCGCGCCGAGCTGGCAAAGCGCACGCTAGCCGCACTGGCGACGCTGCTGGGCAATAAACCGTTTCTGCTGGGTGACAAGCCGTGCGGCTTTGACGCCAGCGCCTACGCCTTTGTCAGCACCGCGTTGTGCCCGGCCTTTGACTCAACGCTGCGAACTGCCGCCGAAAGCCACGACACGCTCAAAGCCTATGTGTACCGGATGAATATGTTGTACTTTCCGGCCACTTGA
- a CDS encoding AraC family transcriptional regulator produces MKKTATLYDYSRRLQRVLGLIWQHPQQMYSLDQLADAAHFSPYHFHRIYREMMGESLGMTQQRLRLLHAARALGKPGELPLSRLAQQTGYGSSAAFVRAFAASYGQTPGAYRRERLMMLQRHHQQESTMYQVRIHTQDQPLPLGICHHRGPYIQIGEAFAKLQLTKTALPVALPLGWFGLYFDDPQSVAPSELRSAAALTVRTGEALPDGVEAFAIPPARYAIIEHLGPYSELEQAYQWLYGVWLPSSGEQPGYVPLIEHYLNLPIDTPPNALRTEIWLALQ; encoded by the coding sequence ATGAAGAAAACCGCCACCCTGTACGATTATTCCCGCCGCCTGCAGCGCGTGCTGGGTCTGATCTGGCAACACCCGCAGCAAATGTATTCGCTGGATCAGCTGGCCGACGCGGCGCATTTTTCGCCCTATCACTTTCACCGCATTTACCGCGAAATGATGGGCGAAAGCCTAGGGATGACGCAGCAGCGCTTGCGTTTGCTGCATGCTGCACGCGCTTTGGGCAAGCCGGGCGAGCTGCCGCTGAGCCGACTGGCGCAGCAAACGGGTTACGGTAGCAGTGCGGCGTTTGTCCGCGCTTTTGCCGCCAGCTATGGGCAAACGCCCGGCGCGTATCGGCGCGAACGCTTAATGATGCTCCAACGTCATCATCAACAGGAGAGCACGATGTATCAGGTTCGCATTCACACACAAGATCAGCCGCTGCCTTTGGGCATTTGCCACCATCGGGGGCCGTATATCCAGATTGGCGAAGCCTTTGCCAAGCTGCAACTGACGAAAACCGCACTACCGGTGGCGTTGCCGCTGGGCTGGTTTGGACTGTATTTTGATGACCCGCAATCGGTCGCGCCCAGCGAGCTGCGCTCGGCGGCAGCGTTGACGGTGCGCACCGGCGAAGCGCTACCCGATGGCGTCGAAGCCTTTGCCATCCCGCCGGCACGTTACGCCATCATCGAGCATCTTGGCCCGTATAGCGAGCTGGAGCAGGCGTATCAGTGGCTCTATGGTGTCTGGCTGCCCAGCAGCGGAGAACAGCCGGGGTATGTGCCGCTGATCGAGCACTACCTTAACCTACCCATCGATACCCCACCCAATGCGCTACGGACGGAAATCTGGTTGGCCTTGCAGTAA
- a CDS encoding substrate-binding periplasmic protein: MLLPIRLLILGVLLCALSCARAAEQIPLYTYYDEPPFALDQPGNLSAKLASWLSSHSAGRYQFVPVQLPRKRLDLVIGQPQWRGVVAWGNPVFFHDAQQRKYRWSKLYMQDVNLVVSHRSKPVAFKNAASLHGLRVGAVTGRQLEDFEADIAAGKITREDSTSVLSNLKKLKLQRIDATLISASSLGSYRQSISDLDDWLYIAPTPRAIVPRHFFIAPDQAPLLDFLNEMANRLAKDPQWKTLFNDLQLAKRHAR, translated from the coding sequence ATGCTGCTGCCAATCAGGCTGCTGATTCTGGGTGTACTGCTGTGCGCGCTCTCGTGCGCGCGGGCAGCGGAGCAGATTCCGCTTTACACCTATTACGATGAGCCGCCATTTGCGCTTGATCAGCCGGGCAATCTGAGCGCAAAACTAGCCAGCTGGCTGAGCAGCCATTCGGCTGGGCGCTATCAATTTGTGCCGGTTCAGCTGCCGCGCAAACGGCTGGATCTGGTGATCGGGCAGCCACAATGGCGCGGGGTAGTGGCGTGGGGCAATCCGGTGTTTTTCCATGATGCGCAGCAGCGCAAGTATCGTTGGTCCAAGCTGTATATGCAGGATGTGAATCTGGTGGTCAGCCATCGCAGCAAGCCGGTGGCGTTTAAAAATGCGGCGTCTTTGCATGGTTTGCGCGTCGGCGCGGTGACGGGCCGCCAGTTGGAAGACTTCGAGGCCGATATTGCCGCGGGCAAAATCACGCGGGAGGACAGCACCAGCGTGCTGAGCAATCTGAAAAAGCTTAAGTTGCAGCGCATTGATGCCACGTTGATCTCGGCCAGCTCGCTGGGCAGCTATCGCCAGTCGATCAGCGATCTGGATGATTGGCTGTATATCGCCCCCACGCCGCGTGCGATTGTGCCACGGCATTTTTTTATCGCGCCCGATCAAGCGCCGCTGCTCGATTTTCTGAACGAGATGGCCAATCGCTTAGCAAAAGATCCGCAGTGGAAAACTCTTTTTAACGATTTACAGCTTGCCAAGCGCCATGCCCGCTAG